The proteins below come from a single Angustibacter sp. Root456 genomic window:
- a CDS encoding iron-containing redox enzyme family protein, whose product MLSFTHATDGSRMPVPSARGPLTDALSAVLLGDHASTPDELPLLATLAKSAIHEAAAHGPEALVGDDDVQLALTMLYELHYRGLHGVDDRWEWHTGLLAVRLCLEQALEAALRALVDDDAGTSAADVVATLHELTEPARKPGLASYLARRAELEQFRELLVVRSVYHLKEADPHTWAIPRLAGAVKAAMVEIQTDEYGGGRPEWVHAALFAQSMRALGLDDSYGAYVDLVPATSLAVVNAMSLFGLTRRLRGAVVGHLAAFEMTSTLPNKRYAQGLRRLDAPDEAIAYFDEHVEADAVHEQIAAHDLAGGLVRDEPTLAGDVLLGARVALALDTLVSDAMVAAWKSGRSALRSTTGGARRRVATA is encoded by the coding sequence ATGCTGTCGTTCACCCACGCCACCGACGGCTCCCGCATGCCGGTGCCGAGCGCACGCGGACCGCTCACCGACGCGTTGAGCGCCGTCCTGCTCGGTGACCACGCGTCCACGCCTGACGAGCTCCCGCTGCTCGCCACCCTCGCCAAGTCCGCGATCCACGAGGCGGCGGCCCACGGGCCTGAGGCGCTGGTGGGCGACGACGACGTCCAGCTGGCCCTCACCATGCTCTACGAGCTGCACTACCGCGGTCTGCACGGCGTCGACGACCGCTGGGAGTGGCACACCGGGCTACTGGCGGTGCGCCTGTGCCTCGAGCAGGCCCTCGAGGCCGCGCTGCGGGCGCTGGTGGACGACGACGCCGGCACCTCGGCCGCCGACGTCGTGGCCACGCTGCACGAGCTCACCGAGCCGGCGCGCAAACCCGGCCTCGCGTCGTACCTGGCGCGCCGCGCCGAGCTCGAGCAGTTCCGCGAGCTGCTCGTGGTGCGGTCGGTCTACCACCTCAAGGAGGCCGACCCGCACACCTGGGCGATCCCGCGCCTCGCGGGTGCCGTGAAGGCCGCCATGGTCGAGATCCAGACCGACGAGTACGGCGGCGGGCGGCCGGAGTGGGTGCACGCGGCCCTGTTCGCCCAGTCGATGCGGGCCCTCGGACTCGACGACTCCTACGGCGCCTACGTCGACCTGGTGCCCGCGACGAGCCTGGCCGTGGTCAACGCGATGTCGCTGTTCGGGCTCACCCGCCGGCTGCGCGGCGCCGTCGTCGGCCATCTCGCGGCGTTCGAGATGACGTCGACCCTGCCCAACAAGCGCTATGCGCAGGGACTGCGGCGCCTCGACGCCCCGGACGAGGCGATCGCGTACTTCGACGAGCACGTCGAGGCCGACGCCGTGCACGAGCAGATCGCGGCCCACGACCTCGCAGGCGGCCTGGTGCGCGACGAGCCGACGCTCGCGGGCGACGTGCTGCTCGGTGCTCGCGTGGCGCTGGCGCTCGACACCCTCGTGAGCGACGCCATGGTCGCCGCGTGGAA
- a CDS encoding CDGSH iron-sulfur domain-containing protein has product MSTAQPPTHRARVVEIPDGPLVLRDAVAILGDDGTEVPMRRATVALCRCGKSGIAPWCDGTHRLLQRVRRADD; this is encoded by the coding sequence GTGAGTACCGCGCAGCCGCCCACCCACCGCGCCCGGGTCGTGGAGATCCCCGACGGTCCGCTCGTGCTGCGCGACGCCGTGGCGATCCTGGGGGACGACGGAACCGAGGTGCCGATGCGGCGCGCCACCGTCGCGCTGTGCCGGTGCGGCAAGTCCGGGATCGCGCCGTGGTGCGACGGCACGCACCGGTTGCTGCAGCGCGTGCGCCGCGCCGACGACTGA
- a CDS encoding universal stress protein translates to MTVRDTPTPRGAVVVGVDGSPSSELAIDWGADEAARRKRPLHLVHVFVQDYPTMTVGVLPALDDLRGMAQAVINDAVARANRLGPDLSVTAAVHTGSAAKFLIDASTRADTVVVGTAGRRGVARALLGSTAGQVAAHSQCPVVVVRQAPPRAVSTERRVIVGVDGAGTCHDAVGYAFAQASSRGATLTVVHGWWLEYAGDVFAVPYTGGEHEELEMSQRALVSEVIAGWGEKYPDVEVRQQIVRAEPVELLTKDSAGADLLVVGSRGRGGFSGLLLGSVSRHVLQLADCPVAVVRTRESE, encoded by the coding sequence ATGACCGTCCGCGACACCCCCACGCCCCGCGGTGCGGTGGTCGTCGGCGTCGACGGCTCGCCGTCGTCCGAGCTCGCGATCGACTGGGGCGCCGACGAGGCGGCCCGCCGCAAGCGGCCGCTGCACCTCGTGCACGTCTTCGTGCAGGACTACCCGACGATGACGGTCGGCGTCCTACCGGCGCTCGACGACCTGCGTGGCATGGCGCAGGCGGTGATCAACGACGCCGTCGCGCGCGCCAACCGGCTGGGTCCCGACCTCAGCGTCACCGCGGCCGTGCACACCGGTTCGGCCGCCAAGTTCCTTATCGACGCCTCGACGCGCGCTGACACCGTCGTGGTCGGCACCGCCGGCCGGCGTGGCGTGGCCCGGGCGCTGCTCGGGTCGACGGCGGGGCAAGTCGCCGCGCACAGCCAGTGCCCCGTGGTCGTCGTGCGACAGGCGCCACCCAGGGCGGTGTCGACTGAGCGCCGCGTCATCGTCGGCGTCGACGGCGCGGGCACGTGCCACGACGCGGTCGGCTACGCGTTCGCCCAGGCCTCGTCGCGCGGCGCGACGCTCACGGTCGTGCACGGCTGGTGGCTCGAGTACGCCGGCGACGTGTTCGCCGTCCCGTACACCGGTGGCGAGCACGAAGAGCTCGAGATGAGCCAGCGGGCGCTGGTGTCGGAGGTCATCGCCGGGTGGGGCGAGAAGTACCCCGATGTCGAGGTGCGACAGCAGATCGTGCGCGCCGAACCCGTCGAGCTGCTGACCAAGGACTCCGCCGGCGCCGACCTGCTCGTCGTCGGCTCGCGTGGCCGCGGTGGGTTCTCCGGCCTGCTGCTCGGCTCGGTGAGCCGGCACGTCCTGCAGCTCGCCGACTGCCCGGTGGCCGTCGTCCGCACCCGAGAGAGCGAGTAA
- a CDS encoding TusE/DsrC/DsvC family sulfur relay protein, with the protein MPVTTLDGRSITVDDEGFMTEYGEWDETLSEALAAQIGLQLTDEHRQVIRFLRQDFAEKGETATLRRISTVGGFPTKRLFELFPKKPAKKLAYVSGLPKPHGCV; encoded by the coding sequence ATGCCCGTGACCACGCTCGACGGCCGCAGCATCACCGTCGACGACGAGGGCTTCATGACCGAGTACGGCGAGTGGGACGAGACGCTGAGCGAGGCGCTGGCCGCCCAGATCGGCCTGCAGCTCACCGACGAGCACCGGCAGGTGATCCGCTTCTTGCGCCAGGACTTCGCCGAGAAGGGCGAGACCGCCACGCTGCGCCGCATCTCGACCGTGGGCGGCTTCCCGACCAAGCGCCTGTTCGAGCTGTTCCCGAAGAAGCCGGCGAAGAAGCTCGCCTACGTGTCCGGCCTGCCCAAGCCGCACGGCTGCGTCTGA